The Desulfurobacteriaceae bacterium region CTTTCTCTTCATGACGGTTTTGGATTTCATATATTGAATAATAGTCATTGGGGACAGTGTATAGTTATAGACGAGGAAAGGTACGAAAGTTTTAATCTTGGTAAGATTGCAAAGTTTGTAGCTAAGGAAGCTAACAAAAAAATAAAATACAAAAAATGGAAAATTCCTGTCTTTAATACCCATACCTTTTCTAAAAGTACTAAACATCCAGAACAGAGGAAGTCTTTAACTTATTACTGTTTAAGAGAGTGTAATACTCGGGCTTTTTGTCTTGAGGCTTCAAAGCAACTTCCTAGCCTTGAAGATAAAGTGAGAACACATTTTCTAATGCTTGAAGCCTTCTTTAAACTCTTTAGTGTGGAGATAGAACCAAGTTTTAGCGTTCTACAAGAGATTGGTGAAAAGATTCTGAATGAGAAGAAAGTTTATTCCGCAAGTTTAAAAATTAACGGAAGAAGTTTACTTGTTTCATCTTGTAAGACCTTTAAGATACCGCAAGGTAGTGAGGTAGAATTTATTTCTTTTCATGGTTCAAGCGGAACAAACGCTATTCCTGTTGGAGTGAACCTCAACTGGCGAAGCTTTAGAATAAGAAAAAATTTAACAGTAAGGGTCAAAGACGACTTTAAAGAAGTATTCAAAGTAAGGTTTGTACTTAGTTAACGGTGGATAAATAGAAAATGTCTTTCAAACTTTACCCCTTTTGGGGAAAGTGAAACTTCCTTTACTTTATAACCTTCAATCTTTTCAGGGAATTTTTCTTTTCCTCTATAAATACAAAGAATGCTTCCTTTTTCGAGAAAATGGTTTGTTAACTTGATGGCTGTTAGAGGATCTTTAACTGCTCTCATTAAAAGGAAGTCGTACTTTCCGTCCAAATCTTCTACTCTGGAGCATAAAACTTTAACGTTTTCAAGCTTTAACTCTCTTTTTACTTGTTCTAAGAATACACACTTTTTGTGTTTTGATTCACATAGGTGAAAAGTAGAACCTTCAATAACTATGGATAGAGGAACACCGGGAAATCCTCCTCCTGATCCAACGTCAAGAAAAGTTTTGTTTCTAACGTCTAGCCCTAAACTTTCAAAAGCTTTTAACCCAAGTAGAGAATCAAAAAAGTGTTTTTCTTCTATGCCTTTGTCATCAAGAATAGAAGTAATATTTATTCTCTTTCCCCATCTCTTTAAAAGTTCCTTGTACTTTTGAAACTTTAGAAGGTGTTCTTCTCTTAATTCTATATTGTTAAGCTTACAGAGATCTCTCAATCTTTCAAGACTCAAGGTTAACTTCTCCTTTTTTCCATTTTTCGATGTAAATGGCTAAGATTGGAATTGATGCTGGTCTGATACCTTCAAGTCTTGCTGCTTGCCCTAAGGTTATAGGCTTCATTTCTTTTAGTTTTTGTCTTTCTTCCGTTGAAATTGGAACAATATCGTAATCAAAATCACTTGGAATTTTAATGTTTTCAAGCTTTCTAAACTTCTTAACCTCTTCAAGTTGTCTCTTTATGTATCCTTCATACTTAACTTCTATTTCCACCTCTTCCAATACTTCTTTTAAGAGCTTTTCATCTTCTAAATCAAAAGGTACAAAGACCACACTTAAGATTTCATTAAGAGGAACTTCTGGTCTTTTGAGAATTTCATATATAGACTT contains the following coding sequences:
- the rsmG gene encoding 16S rRNA (guanine(527)-N(7))-methyltransferase RsmG; the protein is MSLERLRDLCKLNNIELREEHLLKFQKYKELLKRWGKRINITSILDDKGIEEKHFFDSLLGLKAFESLGLDVRNKTFLDVGSGGGFPGVPLSIVIEGSTFHLCESKHKKCVFLEQVKRELKLENVKVLCSRVEDLDGKYDFLLMRAVKDPLTAIKLTNHFLEKGSILCIYRGKEKFPEKIEGYKVKEVSLSPKGVKFERHFLFIHR
- a CDS encoding M14/M99 family metallopeptidase, coding for MENIRRREFVKTFLTFLGVSPFLQEEAFGKGIKKGIHVRLPKISFETTYLQGKEKGGRILIVGGIHGNEPGAYKAAEILRRVKVKKGELFIAPRSNFISILANVRGYNGDMNRKFAYISCKDPDYPYVLKLKSLIKELKPDVVLSLHDGFGFHILNNSHWGQCIVIDEERYESFNLGKIAKFVAKEANKKIKYKKWKIPVFNTHTFSKSTKHPEQRKSLTYYCLRECNTRAFCLEASKQLPSLEDKVRTHFLMLEAFFKLFSVEIEPSFSVLQEIGEKILNEKKVYSASLKINGRSLLVSSCKTFKIPQGSEVEFISFHGSSGTNAIPVGVNLNWRSFRIRKNLTVRVKDDFKEVFKVRFVLS